The following are encoded together in the Arthrobacter sp. Y-9 genome:
- a CDS encoding isoprenyl transferase, translated as MSFSDSAQQGYEFPYPHPSGATPPSIPAELVPEHVAIVMDGNGRWANLRGLPRIEGHKAGEPALLDVVAGAIELGVKYVTVYAFSTENWKRSPEEVRFLMGFNKDVLRRQRDQLNRWGVQVRWSGRRPRLWGSVIRELEEAEKLTRANTRCVLTMCINYGGRAELVDGFNRMAEEVAAGRLKPGKISEKTVQRYLYQPDLPDVDLFMRSSGEQRLSNFLPWQSAYAEFVFLEELWPDVDRTTLYQAVETYARRDRRYGAAVDSAAV; from the coding sequence GTGTCCTTCTCTGATTCCGCCCAGCAGGGCTACGAGTTCCCTTATCCGCATCCGAGCGGCGCGACGCCGCCGAGCATCCCGGCCGAACTCGTCCCCGAGCACGTCGCGATCGTCATGGATGGGAACGGACGCTGGGCCAACCTCCGGGGCCTTCCGCGGATCGAAGGACACAAGGCCGGCGAGCCGGCGCTGCTCGACGTCGTCGCGGGCGCCATCGAGCTGGGCGTGAAGTACGTGACGGTCTACGCGTTCTCGACGGAGAACTGGAAACGTTCGCCCGAAGAGGTGCGCTTCCTCATGGGTTTTAACAAGGACGTACTACGCCGCCAGCGCGATCAGCTGAACCGCTGGGGTGTGCAGGTGCGCTGGTCGGGCCGCCGTCCGCGGCTCTGGGGTTCCGTGATCCGCGAGCTGGAGGAAGCTGAGAAGCTCACGCGTGCCAACACCCGCTGCGTGCTGACCATGTGCATCAACTACGGCGGCCGGGCCGAACTGGTGGACGGCTTCAACCGCATGGCGGAGGAAGTGGCGGCCGGGCGGCTCAAGCCCGGCAAGATCTCTGAGAAGACTGTTCAGCGATACCTGTACCAGCCGGATCTGCCGGACGTCGATCTCTTCATGCGGTCCTCAGGGGAGCAGCGCCTCTCGAACTTCCTGCCCTGGCAGTCCGCCTATGCCGAGTTCGTCTTCCTCGAGGAACTGTGGCCGGACGTGGACCGCACCACCCTGTATCAGGCAGTCGAGACCTACGCCCGCCGCGACCGGCGCTACGGCGCGGCGGTGGATTCCGCAGCCGTCTGA
- a CDS encoding alpha/beta hydrolase — MMRSPLPVHTWQQDVLFNDFEQCLLPLEPDDEGAVSATLVRRKPKRELSTAAREHDWPSWLAAVRQRREHRHDHEDHNVVLYLHGWADYFLQTELADYFEDHGASFYALDLRKFGRSLHEYQTAGYTDDLEVYDEEIGAALAVIRDEAAVRGVPEDRVRVHLMGHSLGGLVAALWADRHPGRLASVILNSPWLELQGSTLVRSIATQLVEPFARADPKHAFPLPEMPAYWKSVSDKAYGEWHIVSAWRPRESFPIRAGWIRAVMNGHSRVQHGLDIDAPVLIMLSERSKIQTGYTDELKTLDAVIDVQETAKRALGISRRVAVFRYRGAIHDIFMSSRHVREQAYKESMDWLVQTAAESTAAP, encoded by the coding sequence ATGATGCGTTCCCCTCTGCCGGTCCACACGTGGCAGCAGGACGTGCTGTTCAATGACTTCGAACAGTGCCTCCTGCCACTGGAGCCGGACGACGAGGGGGCAGTGTCCGCGACGCTGGTCCGCCGGAAACCGAAGCGGGAGCTGTCCACCGCGGCGCGGGAACACGACTGGCCGTCGTGGCTGGCCGCGGTCCGGCAGCGCCGCGAGCACCGCCACGATCACGAGGACCACAATGTGGTCCTGTATCTCCACGGCTGGGCCGACTACTTCCTCCAGACCGAGCTCGCCGACTACTTCGAGGACCATGGGGCGAGCTTCTACGCCCTGGACCTGCGCAAGTTCGGCCGCAGTCTCCACGAGTACCAGACCGCCGGTTACACGGATGATCTGGAGGTCTATGACGAGGAGATCGGGGCGGCTCTGGCGGTCATCCGGGACGAGGCGGCGGTGCGGGGTGTCCCGGAGGATCGTGTCCGGGTGCATCTCATGGGCCATTCACTCGGCGGACTCGTGGCCGCTCTCTGGGCGGACCGCCACCCGGGACGTCTGGCGAGCGTGATCTTGAACTCCCCCTGGCTGGAATTGCAGGGCAGCACCCTGGTGCGCAGCATCGCCACCCAGTTGGTGGAGCCTTTCGCACGGGCCGACCCGAAACACGCGTTCCCGCTTCCGGAGATGCCCGCGTATTGGAAGAGCGTCAGTGACAAGGCGTACGGCGAATGGCACATCGTCTCCGCCTGGCGCCCCCGGGAGTCCTTCCCCATCCGGGCCGGATGGATCCGTGCCGTCATGAACGGCCATTCCCGGGTGCAGCACGGTCTGGACATCGATGCGCCGGTCCTGATCATGCTGAGCGAGCGGAGCAAGATCCAGACGGGCTACACGGACGAACTGAAGACCCTCGACGCCGTGATCGACGTCCAGGAGACCGCCAAACGAGCGCTGGGGATCAGCCGCCGGGTCGCCGTGTTCCGCTACCGCGGCGCCATCCACGACATCTTCATGTCCTCACGCCACGTCCGCGAACAGGCCTACAAGGAATCGATGGACTGGCTCGTTCAGACGGCTGCGGAATCCACCGCCGCGCCGTAG
- a CDS encoding alpha/beta hydrolase, whose amino-acid sequence MEWQPDILGPSFESLELHTIRNGSQQTATLIRHLGPVPDTDLEPRGTVLFLHGWSDYFFNRELAEFFAGQGFLFYALDLHNHGRSLRPELPGGYVADLEHYDQDILAALDSCEKAPGRPLLLMGHSTGGLVASLWAARHPERVDGLILNSPWLEMHGSPAVRHAARSLLAPLSRMRPQTVLRLPERGFYWRSISSEAEGEWELDDRYRPPLAFPVRAGWLSAILSGQSKVARGLRLSLPIVVLMSTSSSNGPLWREDMRHSDAVLDVNTMAVRALELGTSVTLERVDGALHDVFLSPAAVREEAYDRLRRWLKTF is encoded by the coding sequence ATGGAGTGGCAGCCGGACATCCTCGGTCCGTCGTTCGAGTCTCTGGAGCTGCACACCATCCGGAACGGTTCCCAGCAGACCGCCACGCTGATCCGTCACCTCGGACCCGTGCCGGACACGGACCTGGAGCCGCGCGGCACTGTGCTGTTCCTGCACGGCTGGAGCGACTACTTCTTCAACAGGGAACTGGCGGAGTTCTTCGCGGGCCAGGGCTTCCTCTTTTACGCCCTGGACCTTCACAACCACGGCCGCAGCCTCCGCCCCGAGCTGCCCGGAGGCTACGTCGCGGACCTGGAGCACTATGACCAGGACATCCTCGCCGCGCTCGACTCCTGCGAGAAGGCTCCGGGACGGCCTCTTCTCCTCATGGGTCATTCGACGGGCGGTCTGGTGGCCAGCTTGTGGGCCGCGCGCCATCCCGAGCGGGTGGACGGCTTGATCCTCAACAGCCCCTGGCTGGAGATGCACGGCAGCCCGGCGGTCCGTCACGCGGCCCGGTCACTGTTGGCGCCGCTCTCCCGCATGCGTCCGCAGACCGTGCTGCGGCTTCCCGAACGGGGATTCTACTGGCGCAGCATCAGCTCGGAGGCGGAGGGCGAATGGGAGCTCGATGACCGGTACCGCCCGCCTCTGGCCTTCCCGGTGCGCGCGGGCTGGCTCAGTGCGATCCTGAGCGGCCAGAGCAAGGTGGCCCGGGGCCTGAGGCTCTCCCTGCCCATCGTCGTCCTCATGTCCACGTCGAGTTCGAACGGTCCCCTCTGGCGCGAGGACATGCGCCACAGCGACGCCGTCCTCGACGTCAACACCATGGCCGTCCGCGCCCTCGAGCTCGGCACCTCGGTCACTCTCGAAAGGGTCGACGGCGCGCTGCACGATGTGTTCCTCTCCCCCGCCGCCGTGCGGGAGGAAGCCTACGATCGACTCAGACGCTGGCTGAAGACCTTTTGA
- a CDS encoding quinone-dependent dihydroorotate dehydrogenase → MRIYPTVFRVAFSWMDPEKAHRIGYQAIRFFNKAGAAGLLHRLNGPDPSLRTRVLGIDFPSPFGLAAGFDKEGLAIEALAAMGFGHIEAGTITGAAQPGNEKPRLFRLVEDRAVINRMGFNNDGAEHVAPRIAAARAALSRRHPGVCPVIGVNIGKTKLVELEHAVEDYLVSTRALAPHADYLVVNVSSPNTPGLRLLQNVDSLRPLLEAVGAEADRSAGRHVPLLVKIAPDLSDEDLDDVARLAIDLGLDGIIATNTTIGREGLTAPAAKVESCGAGGLSGAPLKARSLDVLRRLRAQVPAEMVIISVGGVETAADVQERLDAGANLVQGYTAFLYEGPFWAGHINKGLAKLRR, encoded by the coding sequence ATGCGCATCTATCCCACCGTCTTCCGTGTTGCCTTCTCCTGGATGGATCCTGAGAAGGCTCATCGGATCGGGTACCAGGCCATCCGGTTCTTCAACAAGGCCGGAGCCGCCGGGCTTCTCCACCGTCTCAACGGCCCGGACCCTTCGCTGCGGACGAGGGTGCTCGGCATCGACTTCCCGTCGCCGTTCGGTCTCGCCGCCGGTTTCGACAAGGAGGGCCTGGCCATCGAGGCGCTGGCCGCCATGGGCTTCGGGCACATCGAGGCCGGCACCATCACCGGTGCGGCACAGCCGGGCAATGAGAAGCCCCGCCTGTTCCGCCTGGTGGAGGACCGCGCGGTGATCAACCGGATGGGATTCAACAACGACGGCGCCGAGCACGTCGCGCCGCGCATCGCCGCCGCCCGTGCGGCCCTCAGCCGCCGGCACCCGGGCGTGTGCCCCGTGATCGGCGTGAACATCGGCAAGACGAAGCTCGTGGAGCTCGAGCACGCCGTCGAGGACTACCTCGTCAGCACCCGCGCGCTGGCCCCGCACGCCGACTACCTGGTGGTGAACGTCAGCTCTCCGAACACGCCCGGACTCCGCCTGCTGCAGAACGTGGATTCGCTGCGTCCCCTCCTGGAAGCCGTCGGCGCCGAAGCGGACCGGAGCGCGGGCCGACATGTGCCGTTGCTGGTCAAGATCGCTCCCGACCTCAGCGATGAGGATCTGGATGACGTCGCGCGGCTGGCGATCGATCTGGGTCTCGACGGCATCATCGCGACCAACACCACCATCGGCCGTGAGGGCCTCACCGCGCCGGCGGCCAAGGTGGAGTCGTGCGGCGCCGGCGGCCTGTCCGGCGCGCCCTTGAAGGCCCGGTCCCTGGACGTCCTGCGCCGCTTGCGCGCCCAGGTTCCCGCGGAGATGGTCATCATCTCCGTCGGAGGTGTCGAGACCGCGGCCGATGTCCAGGAACGCCTCGACGCCGGCGCGAATCTGGTGCAGGGCTACACGGCCTTCCTCTATGAGGGACCGTTCTGGGCGGGTCACATCAACAAGGGCCTCGCGAAGCTCCGCCGCTAG